One stretch of Methylopila sp. 73B DNA includes these proteins:
- the ctaD gene encoding cytochrome c oxidase subunit I has protein sequence MTDAALASPQDDPEVRKGQEDRLEKVWETPKGVRYWSAVNNSEVGIWYTATALFFFLFAGVLGLLIRAQLAVPDNDFLSATFYNQVFTLHGTAMMFLFAIPIFEAVAILILPEMLGARDLPFPRLSAFGYWSFLLGGVFVCGSIFFNAAPDGGWFMYPPLTTDEKQTGIGADVWLLGLSFIEVASIAAAVELIVGTLKCRPPGMRINLMPLYAWYVLVVAGMILFAFPPLIAGDILFELERMFGWPFFDPAKGGDPLLWQHLFWIFGHPEVYIIFLPAIALLAMIVPTFAQRPILGYSWIVLAAVGTGFLSFGLWVHHMFTTGLPAISLAFFSAASEAVAIPTGVQIFVFLATLLAGRVIYSVPMLYAVGALAIFVFGGLTGVMVALAPFDWQAHDSHFVVAHLHYTLIGGMFFPLIAGVYYYYPFVMDRRLSDRLGKIGFWLMFVGFNVTFLPMHITGLRGMPRRVFTYAEGLGFDTLNMVSTVGAFVFAAGVLVVTWDILRPKSKEPYAPRNVWNAGTLEWLSENPGRDWGVRTVPVVTTRYPLWDQPNFVRDYDEGRFYLPDAEEGKRETLITSVLDARPIQCLRVPGNTFITMGAAFLTGGAFIAATFYAWTLTIGFSIAALIAILIWLWTGTAIIPEKKEKDVGLGLRLPLYVSGPDSVGWWAMFITMIGDMSAFASLIFGYFFYWTIHATAFPPVDAAGPGLLWPSVALGLTVASWGAMLLARRANAADRPLSLRLWLGVSLVLAVGGGAALLWGPHTTGLDPTAHVYPATVWVIAIWTAVHIGVGVIMTLYCLARSVGSKLTKEHDIDIHNVVLFWHFALITMAVSVATIALFPLVAR, from the coding sequence GGCGACCGCCCTGTTCTTCTTCCTGTTCGCGGGCGTGCTCGGGCTGCTGATCCGCGCCCAGCTCGCCGTCCCGGACAACGATTTCCTGTCCGCCACCTTCTACAACCAGGTCTTCACGCTGCACGGCACGGCGATGATGTTCCTGTTCGCGATCCCGATCTTCGAGGCGGTCGCGATCCTGATCCTGCCGGAGATGCTGGGCGCCCGCGACCTGCCGTTCCCCAGGCTATCCGCGTTCGGCTACTGGAGCTTCCTGCTCGGCGGCGTGTTCGTCTGCGGCTCGATCTTCTTCAACGCCGCGCCCGACGGCGGCTGGTTCATGTACCCGCCGCTGACCACCGACGAGAAGCAGACCGGCATCGGCGCCGACGTCTGGCTGCTGGGGCTGTCGTTCATCGAGGTCGCGTCGATCGCAGCCGCCGTCGAGTTGATCGTCGGCACGCTAAAGTGCCGGCCGCCGGGCATGCGCATCAACCTGATGCCGCTTTACGCCTGGTACGTGCTGGTGGTCGCCGGCATGATCCTGTTCGCCTTCCCGCCGCTGATCGCGGGCGACATCCTGTTCGAGCTCGAGCGGATGTTCGGCTGGCCGTTCTTCGATCCCGCCAAGGGCGGCGACCCGCTGCTGTGGCAGCACCTGTTCTGGATCTTCGGCCACCCCGAGGTCTACATCATCTTCCTCCCCGCGATCGCGCTGCTCGCGATGATCGTGCCGACCTTCGCCCAGCGGCCGATCCTCGGCTACTCGTGGATCGTGCTCGCCGCCGTCGGCACCGGCTTCCTGTCGTTCGGCCTGTGGGTCCACCACATGTTCACGACCGGGTTGCCCGCGATCTCGCTCGCCTTCTTCTCGGCGGCGTCGGAGGCGGTCGCGATCCCGACCGGCGTGCAGATCTTCGTGTTCCTGGCGACGCTGCTCGCGGGCCGGGTGATCTATTCCGTGCCGATGCTCTACGCGGTCGGGGCGCTCGCGATCTTCGTGTTCGGCGGGCTGACTGGCGTCATGGTGGCGCTCGCGCCGTTCGACTGGCAGGCGCATGACAGCCACTTCGTGGTGGCGCATCTGCATTACACGCTGATCGGCGGCATGTTCTTCCCGCTGATCGCGGGCGTCTATTACTACTACCCCTTCGTGATGGACCGCAGGCTGTCGGACCGGCTCGGCAAGATCGGCTTCTGGCTGATGTTCGTCGGCTTCAACGTCACCTTCCTGCCGATGCACATCACGGGCCTGCGCGGCATGCCGCGCCGGGTGTTCACCTACGCGGAAGGGCTTGGCTTCGACACGCTCAACATGGTCTCGACGGTCGGCGCCTTCGTGTTCGCGGCCGGCGTGCTGGTGGTGACCTGGGACATCCTGCGACCGAAGTCGAAGGAGCCCTACGCGCCCCGCAACGTCTGGAACGCCGGCACGCTGGAGTGGCTGTCGGAGAACCCGGGCCGCGACTGGGGCGTACGCACGGTGCCGGTCGTCACCACGCGCTACCCGCTCTGGGACCAGCCGAACTTCGTGCGCGATTACGACGAGGGCCGGTTCTACCTGCCCGACGCCGAGGAGGGAAAGCGCGAGACGCTGATCACCTCGGTGCTCGACGCGCGGCCGATCCAGTGCCTGCGCGTGCCGGGCAACACCTTCATCACCATGGGGGCGGCCTTCCTCACCGGCGGCGCCTTCATCGCGGCGACCTTCTACGCCTGGACGCTGACGATCGGCTTCTCGATCGCGGCGCTGATCGCGATCCTGATCTGGCTCTGGACCGGCACCGCGATCATCCCGGAGAAGAAGGAGAAGGACGTCGGCCTCGGGCTGCGGCTGCCGCTCTACGTCTCCGGCCCGGACTCGGTCGGCTGGTGGGCGATGTTCATCACGATGATCGGCGACATGTCGGCCTTCGCGAGCCTGATTTTCGGCTACTTCTTCTACTGGACGATCCACGCCACCGCATTCCCACCGGTCGACGCCGCAGGCCCCGGCCTGCTGTGGCCGTCGGTTGCGCTCGGGCTCACCGTGGCGTCCTGGGGCGCGATGCTGCTCGCCCGCCGGGCGAACGCCGCCGACCGGCCGCTGTCGCTGCGGCTGTGGCTCGGCGTCTCCCTCGTGCTCGCGGTCGGCGGCGGCGCGGCGTTGCTGTGGGGGCCGCACACCACCGGCCTCGACCCCACCGCCCACGTGTACCCCGCGACCGTGTGGGTCATCGCGATCTGGACCGCGGTCCACATCGGCGTCGGCGTGATCATGACGCTCTACTGCCTGGCGCGCTCGGTCGGCTCCAAGCTGACGAAGGAGCACGACATCGACATCCACAACGTCGTGCTGTTCTGGCACTTCGCCCTGATCACCATGGCGGTCAGCGTCGCGACCATCGCCCTGTTCCCGCTGGTGGCGCGATGA